One stretch of Variovorax sp. 54 DNA includes these proteins:
- a CDS encoding paraquat-inducible protein A: MNVRGLPARLASARPWEAQADDDHDHANPVPTAAGLGLHVCTHCTAVWRDAEEGEACARCGTRLHTRKPQSLNRTWAFLIAACIMYIPANLLPVMITRTLFGAQYDTILSGVIYFWVSGAWGLAAIVFIASFLVPLFKLAVLLLLVVLAQRRSNWRRRERAKLYHIIEIIGRWSMLDVFVVSLLTGLVQIQGFAVITAGVGIAAFGAVVVLTMLASLSFDPRLTWDGPVPQADTDATEFESREEKIA, from the coding sequence ATGAACGTGCGCGGGCTGCCCGCCCGCCTGGCCTCGGCGCGCCCTTGGGAGGCGCAGGCCGACGACGACCATGACCACGCAAACCCGGTGCCGACGGCCGCCGGGCTCGGCCTGCACGTCTGCACGCACTGCACCGCTGTCTGGCGCGATGCGGAAGAGGGCGAGGCCTGCGCCCGCTGCGGCACGCGCCTGCACACGCGCAAGCCGCAGAGCCTGAACCGCACCTGGGCCTTCCTCATCGCGGCCTGCATCATGTACATCCCGGCCAACCTGCTGCCGGTGATGATCACGCGCACGCTGTTCGGTGCGCAGTACGACACCATCCTGAGCGGCGTCATCTATTTCTGGGTGTCGGGCGCGTGGGGGCTGGCGGCCATCGTGTTCATCGCGAGCTTCCTGGTGCCGCTGTTCAAGCTGGCGGTACTGCTCTTGCTTGTGGTGCTGGCGCAGCGGCGCAGCAACTGGCGCCGGCGCGAGCGGGCCAAGCTGTATCACATCATCGAGATCATCGGACGCTGGTCGATGCTCGATGTGTTCGTTGTGTCGCTGCTGACCGGGCTGGTGCAGATCCAGGGCTTCGCGGTCATCACCGCGGGCGTGGGCATTGCAGCCTTCGGTGCGGTGGTGGTGCTGACCATGCTGGCCTCGCTGAGCTTCGACCCGCGCCTGACGTGGGACGGCCCGGTGCCGCAAGCCGACACGGACGCAACCGAATTTGAAAGCAGGGAAGAAAAAATCGCATGA
- a CDS encoding paraquat-inducible protein A translates to MKEVPDTVVCPGCDAVYARTPLAPRDVAECPRCGTELDRHPGAQQRRILPLTVASLIMFAIANLFPIVEIELQGLRSQTTLAGAVVVLSAEGMSPVALLVLATTILFPLLQLCILAYLLVPLARAHRPWGFAMLVRMMQSLRPWGMIEVFLLGVLVAIVKLSSMATVVPGPALWAFVALTVTLTAVLSFNPGAFWEMTFRQADEEDAQADAEAPEVRA, encoded by the coding sequence ATGAAGGAAGTACCTGACACCGTGGTGTGCCCGGGCTGCGACGCGGTCTATGCGCGCACGCCGCTGGCGCCGCGCGACGTGGCCGAGTGCCCGCGCTGCGGCACCGAGCTCGACCGGCACCCGGGCGCGCAGCAGCGGCGCATCCTGCCGCTGACGGTCGCGAGCCTGATCATGTTCGCCATTGCCAACCTGTTTCCCATCGTCGAGATCGAGCTGCAGGGCCTGCGCAGCCAGACCACGCTGGCCGGTGCGGTGGTGGTGCTGAGCGCCGAGGGCATGTCGCCGGTGGCGCTGCTGGTGCTGGCCACGACCATCCTGTTTCCGCTGCTGCAGCTGTGCATCCTGGCCTACCTGCTGGTGCCGCTGGCCCGCGCGCACCGGCCCTGGGGGTTCGCGATGCTGGTGCGCATGATGCAGTCGCTGCGGCCCTGGGGAATGATCGAGGTGTTCCTGCTCGGCGTGCTGGTGGCGATCGTCAAGCTGTCGAGCATGGCGACGGTGGTGCCGGGACCGGCGCTGTGGGCCTTCGTGGCGCTCACCGTGACGCTCACGGCGGTGCTGTCGTTCAACCCCGGTGCGTTCTGGGAAATGACCTTCCGCCAGGCCGATGAGGAAGACGCACAAGCGGATGCAGAAGCGCCGGAGGTGCGCGCATGA
- a CDS encoding MFS transporter, with product MTAATASDAKPLPLDGLASPARGWAMLVIILGLTVSVLDGTIVNLALPGIARELQATPAQAIWVVNAYQIATLVMLLPLASLGDLVGYRRVYLVGMAVFTVSSLAATFANSLGTLIASRALQGLGAAGIMSVNAALVRLTYPSAQLGKGMAINSLVVATSSVAGPSVAAAILSVASWPWLFAINVPLGIVTFALGMRALPFNRSAPAAGARFSLVDVTLNVLMFSLVFLGVDQLGVREGGVQATGTPWSAWATLGAGLAVGFVYLRRQRKLTVPLFPIDLLRIPVFALSMGTSVAAFCAQMLAYIALPFLLLDVYGRSHIEAGLLITAWPLAIVVMAPIAGRLIGRYPDGLLGGIGLGLLATGLALLAALPAHPGNADIAWRMALCGLGFGLFQSPNNHTIVSSPPAHRSGAASGMLGTARLTGQTLGAVVLAAVFSIWSPHGGHGPVVALVLAAGCAAVAAVFSSLRLKTTSPHA from the coding sequence ATGACGGCGGCCACAGCAAGCGACGCCAAGCCGCTTCCCCTCGACGGCCTCGCTTCGCCCGCTCGCGGCTGGGCGATGCTGGTCATCATCCTCGGGCTCACGGTGTCGGTGCTCGACGGGACCATCGTCAATCTCGCGCTGCCGGGCATCGCACGCGAGCTGCAGGCCACGCCGGCGCAGGCGATCTGGGTGGTCAACGCCTACCAGATCGCCACGCTGGTGATGCTGCTGCCGCTGGCTTCGCTGGGCGACCTCGTGGGCTACCGGCGCGTGTACCTCGTGGGCATGGCGGTGTTCACCGTCTCCTCGCTGGCCGCGACCTTCGCCAATTCGCTCGGCACGCTGATCGCGTCGCGCGCGCTCCAGGGGCTGGGCGCGGCGGGGATCATGAGCGTCAACGCGGCGCTGGTGCGGCTCACCTACCCGTCGGCGCAGCTGGGCAAGGGCATGGCGATCAACTCGCTGGTGGTCGCCACCTCGTCGGTGGCTGGGCCTTCGGTGGCAGCGGCGATCCTGTCGGTGGCGTCGTGGCCGTGGCTCTTTGCCATCAACGTGCCGCTGGGCATCGTCACCTTTGCGCTGGGCATGCGGGCGTTGCCGTTCAACCGCTCGGCGCCGGCCGCGGGCGCGCGCTTCTCGCTGGTCGACGTGACGCTCAACGTGCTGATGTTCTCGCTGGTCTTCCTCGGCGTGGACCAGCTGGGCGTGCGCGAGGGCGGGGTGCAGGCCACGGGCACGCCGTGGTCGGCCTGGGCCACGCTGGGGGCCGGGCTGGCGGTGGGTTTTGTCTACCTGCGGCGCCAGCGCAAGCTGACGGTGCCGCTGTTCCCCATCGACCTGCTGCGCATTCCGGTGTTCGCGCTGTCGATGGGCACCTCGGTGGCGGCGTTCTGCGCGCAGATGCTGGCCTACATCGCACTGCCGTTCTTGCTGCTCGATGTGTACGGCCGCAGCCACATCGAGGCAGGCCTGCTCATCACCGCGTGGCCGCTGGCCATCGTGGTGATGGCGCCCATCGCCGGCCGGCTGATCGGGCGCTACCCCGACGGGCTGCTGGGCGGCATCGGCCTGGGCCTGCTGGCCACCGGCCTTGCGCTGCTGGCGGCGCTGCCGGCGCACCCGGGCAATGCCGACATCGCCTGGCGCATGGCGCTGTGCGGCCTGGGCTTCGGCCTGTTCCAGTCGCCCAACAACCACACCATCGTGAGCTCGCCGCCGGCGCACCGAAGTGGTGCGGCCAGCGGCATGCTCGGCACGGCGCGGCTCACAGGGCAGACGCTGGGGGCCGTGGTGCTGGCGGCGGTGTTCAGCATCTGGAGCCCACACGGCGGACACGGTCCGGTGGTGGCGCTGGTGCTGGCGGCGGGCTGCGCGGCGGTGGCTGCGGTTTTCAGCAGTCTGCGGCTGAAGACGACAAGCCCGCACGCCTGA
- a CDS encoding multidrug effflux MFS transporter: MRSSPFFKMALLLGLLSAIGPFAIDMYLPALPAIGQSLHADIGAVQMSLTAFFLSLGAGQLLYGPISDMVGRKPPLYAGLVLFALASVGCALATDIQTLIALRFVQGLGAAAGMAIPRAVVRDLHTGTDAARLMSLLMLVFSVSPILAPLAGSVVIAFTGWRGVFWAVTIAAVAGLAMMVKLLDETRPASERVESSLGSALSAYWLLLRDWHYLGLVFIGSFAMAGFFTYLANSSFVMIDHYGLSPAMYSVAFGVNAAAFIAASQFTGSLGERYGLVNLVKFGVVCCGVAMVAMFIYFAMGGDNLWVLIVLYFIASGFMGLVIPTTGVLALEMHGAIAGTASALLGTLQMLTGALAMAVVGLFSNGRPLPMVAGMAAGALIALVLTWLTLGGVRSEPTEGRAQGA, translated from the coding sequence ATGCGTTCTTCTCCGTTCTTCAAAATGGCCCTGTTGTTGGGCCTGCTCTCCGCCATCGGGCCCTTCGCAATCGACATGTACCTCCCGGCTTTGCCCGCCATCGGGCAGAGCCTGCATGCGGACATCGGCGCGGTGCAGATGAGCCTCACCGCCTTCTTCCTGTCGCTCGGCGCGGGGCAGCTGCTCTACGGCCCGATCTCCGACATGGTCGGGCGCAAGCCGCCGCTGTACGCCGGGCTGGTGCTGTTCGCGCTCGCCAGCGTGGGCTGCGCGTTGGCGACCGACATCCAGACGCTGATCGCTCTGCGCTTCGTGCAGGGCCTGGGCGCCGCCGCGGGCATGGCGATTCCGCGCGCCGTGGTGCGCGACCTGCACACCGGCACCGACGCCGCGCGGCTGATGTCTTTGCTGATGCTGGTGTTCAGCGTGTCGCCGATCCTGGCGCCGCTCGCGGGCAGCGTGGTCATCGCCTTCACCGGCTGGCGCGGCGTGTTCTGGGCCGTCACCATCGCCGCGGTGGCGGGCCTGGCCATGATGGTCAAGCTGCTCGACGAAACGCGCCCGGCCTCGGAGCGCGTCGAAAGCAGCCTGGGCAGCGCGCTGTCGGCCTACTGGCTGCTGCTGCGCGACTGGCACTACCTCGGGCTGGTGTTCATCGGCAGCTTCGCCATGGCGGGCTTCTTCACCTACCTGGCGAACTCGTCCTTCGTGATGATCGACCACTACGGCCTGTCGCCCGCGATGTACAGCGTGGCCTTCGGCGTGAACGCGGCGGCCTTCATTGCAGCCTCGCAGTTCACGGGCTCGCTGGGCGAGCGCTACGGGCTGGTCAACCTCGTCAAGTTCGGCGTGGTCTGCTGCGGCGTGGCGATGGTCGCCATGTTCATCTACTTCGCGATGGGCGGCGACAACCTCTGGGTGCTGATCGTCCTGTACTTCATCGCCTCGGGCTTCATGGGCCTCGTGATCCCGACCACCGGCGTGCTCGCGCTCGAGATGCACGGCGCCATCGCCGGCACGGCCTCCGCGCTGCTGGGCACGCTGCAGATGCTGACCGGCGCGCTCGCGATGGCGGTGGTGGGCCTGTTCTCCAACGGCCGTCCGCTGCCGATGGTGGCGGGCATGGCCGCCGGCGCCCTCATCGCGCTGGTGCTGACCTGGCTCACGCTCGGCGGTGTGCGCTCCGAGCCGACCGAGGGCAGGGCGCAAGGGGCCTGA
- a CDS encoding pyridoxamine 5'-phosphate oxidase family protein yields MTTIDTVAQLEALFGQPGEASLKKEVPYLHPSYQALIAASPFAVLATLGPGGLDASPRGDAPGFVAVQDEKTLLLPERRGNNRIDSLRNIVADPRVALLFLIPGVGETLRVNGRARISVAPELLARFAVEGRAPQCVIEISVETVFFQCARAIQRSKLWAPVPEDAPRTVPTPGAILSALTDAAFDGVTYDRELPARQRSTLY; encoded by the coding sequence ATGACCACCATCGACACCGTTGCGCAACTCGAAGCCCTGTTCGGCCAGCCGGGCGAGGCCTCGCTCAAGAAAGAGGTGCCGTACCTGCACCCGAGCTACCAGGCGCTGATTGCCGCATCGCCGTTCGCGGTGCTCGCGACCCTCGGCCCCGGCGGGCTCGACGCCTCGCCGCGCGGCGACGCCCCGGGCTTCGTCGCGGTGCAGGACGAGAAGACCTTGCTGCTGCCCGAGCGGCGCGGCAACAACCGCATCGACAGCCTGCGCAACATCGTGGCCGACCCGCGCGTGGCCTTGCTGTTCCTGATTCCGGGCGTGGGCGAGACGCTGCGCGTGAACGGGCGCGCACGTATCAGCGTGGCGCCCGAGTTGCTGGCGCGCTTCGCGGTGGAAGGGCGCGCGCCGCAGTGCGTGATCGAGATCAGCGTCGAGACCGTGTTCTTCCAGTGCGCCCGCGCGATCCAGCGTTCGAAACTCTGGGCGCCGGTGCCGGAGGACGCGCCGCGCACCGTGCCGACGCCGGGCGCCATCCTTTCCGCGCTGACCGATGCGGCCTTCGACGGCGTCACCTACGACCGCGAACTGCCCGCGCGGCAGCGGTCGACGCTGTACTGA
- a CDS encoding MFS transporter — MSAAPPPSAPAVPVRSTDQDSRHAAMALGLSLPADVVLYLLLPMYASQFGVSLAEVGLLLAANRLVRIAGYGWVARFYARHGDRASCTLAVAAAACCGLGYATLSGFWALLPLRLTWGLCFAALNLSTQALATADPIGAARRSGRSRAFIATGPVLALPLGALLAYTVGPRAIFGVLAVVSLLALFVTRRLPSKPHHSATSTVATRRFSRPNALDGWSFMEGLALDGLFIVGLSYLGKDLLPGGAVIVAGVLMALRYLAEIFLGPVGGRMAEHFGAERLLVSLSLVTSLALVGFGLGWLWSCAALIVVLRALQLPLLPPIVARRTPGPERVRALAARAVWRDIGAGAGPLLAGVLLPIASPPWIYGTAALLLAVAALACVRRAAAPTPIQENITP, encoded by the coding sequence ATGTCCGCTGCACCACCGCCTTCCGCCCCCGCCGTTCCTGTTCGATCCACCGACCAGGATTCCCGCCACGCCGCCATGGCGCTCGGCCTGTCGCTGCCGGCCGATGTGGTGCTCTACCTGCTGCTGCCCATGTACGCGTCGCAGTTCGGCGTCTCGCTGGCCGAGGTCGGCCTGTTGCTGGCGGCCAACCGGCTGGTGCGCATCGCGGGCTACGGCTGGGTGGCGCGTTTCTATGCGCGCCATGGCGACCGGGCGAGCTGCACGCTGGCTGTGGCGGCCGCCGCGTGCTGTGGGCTGGGCTACGCCACGCTCTCGGGTTTCTGGGCACTGCTGCCGCTGCGGTTGACCTGGGGCCTGTGCTTCGCGGCGCTCAACCTGTCGACGCAGGCCCTGGCCACGGCCGACCCGATCGGCGCCGCGCGGCGCAGCGGGCGGTCGCGCGCCTTCATCGCGACCGGCCCGGTGCTGGCGCTGCCGCTCGGCGCGCTGCTGGCGTACACGGTCGGGCCGCGCGCGATCTTCGGCGTGCTGGCGGTGGTGTCGTTGCTCGCGCTGTTCGTCACGCGGCGGCTGCCGTCGAAGCCGCATCACAGCGCAACATCTACGGTCGCGACGCGGCGCTTCTCGCGGCCGAATGCGCTGGACGGCTGGTCCTTCATGGAAGGGCTGGCGCTCGATGGCCTGTTCATCGTGGGCCTGTCGTACCTCGGCAAGGACCTGCTGCCTGGCGGTGCGGTGATCGTGGCCGGCGTTCTGATGGCGCTGCGCTACCTCGCAGAAATCTTTCTCGGGCCTGTGGGCGGGCGCATGGCGGAGCATTTCGGCGCCGAGCGCCTGCTCGTGAGCCTGTCGCTGGTGACGTCGCTCGCGCTCGTGGGCTTCGGCCTGGGCTGGCTATGGAGCTGTGCGGCGCTGATCGTGGTGCTGCGCGCACTGCAGCTGCCGCTCTTGCCGCCCATCGTCGCGCGTCGCACGCCCGGACCGGAGCGCGTGCGGGCGCTCGCGGCCCGCGCGGTCTGGCGCGACATCGGTGCGGGCGCCGGACCCTTGCTGGCCGGCGTGCTGCTGCCCATTGCTTCGCCGCCGTGGATCTACGGCACCGCCGCGCTGCTGCTGGCGGTCGCGGCGCTGGCGTGCGTGCGACGCGCCGCGGCGCCGACCCCGATTCAGGAGAACATCACCCCATGA
- a CDS encoding LysR substrate-binding domain-containing protein translates to MPLREPPLHAVRAFVAAARHLSFTRAAVELHVTHSAVSRQIKSLEACLGVALFERRIRQVTLTPEGQQFFAETEPALAQIHAAARALQLQGPARAVRINVRPSFAVRWLIPRLPSFVERHPDIEPQVVTSTVMPEQAADSFDIAVRRGLEGWPSSIKVRPFLEDEVLVVGAPALFKTQPLPDLRALASHVLLSARTRKDDWDDWKKQVGAPRARPAGRLQFDHLHFVLQAAVDGLGIALAPTSLVAHDLASGRLQSPLPEMRMTLERYYYGLAPDAAPEAVCVAEWFEQMNPG, encoded by the coding sequence ATGCCGCTTCGCGAACCGCCCCTTCATGCCGTGCGTGCCTTCGTGGCGGCGGCCCGCCACCTGAGCTTCACGCGCGCCGCGGTCGAACTGCATGTGACGCACAGCGCGGTGAGCCGGCAGATCAAGAGCCTCGAGGCCTGCCTGGGCGTGGCACTGTTCGAGCGCCGCATCCGGCAGGTCACGCTGACGCCCGAGGGTCAGCAGTTCTTTGCGGAGACCGAGCCCGCGCTCGCGCAGATCCATGCGGCGGCCCGGGCGCTGCAGCTGCAGGGACCGGCGCGCGCGGTGCGCATCAACGTGCGGCCTTCGTTCGCGGTGCGCTGGCTGATTCCGCGGCTGCCGTCGTTCGTGGAACGCCATCCCGACATCGAGCCGCAGGTCGTCACGAGCACCGTCATGCCCGAGCAGGCTGCGGACAGCTTCGACATCGCCGTGCGCCGCGGGCTCGAAGGCTGGCCGTCGTCGATCAAAGTGCGGCCCTTCCTCGAAGACGAGGTGCTTGTTGTCGGCGCGCCCGCGCTCTTCAAGACGCAGCCGCTGCCCGACCTGCGCGCCCTCGCCTCGCATGTGCTCCTGTCGGCGCGCACGCGCAAGGACGACTGGGACGACTGGAAGAAGCAGGTCGGCGCACCGCGCGCGCGGCCGGCCGGGCGGCTGCAGTTCGATCACCTGCACTTCGTGCTGCAGGCCGCGGTCGACGGGCTGGGCATTGCGCTCGCGCCGACCTCGCTGGTGGCGCACGACCTGGCGTCGGGGCGACTGCAGTCGCCGCTGCCCGAAATGCGGATGACGCTGGAGCGCTACTACTACGGCCTTGCGCCTGACGCGGCACCCGAAGCAGTGTGTGTTGCCGAGTGGTTCGAGCAGATGAATCCGGGCTGA
- a CDS encoding MFS transporter — MSSPLPRSFSHLAWANLAAQSAEQLSLAAVPLVAVLALGAGPGEIGFLAAVQTLPFLLVSLPMGLLADRMSRRRLMVWAEGLRAVSLLALLGMVLSSTLGIGGLAVLGFLGAVGTVGFSVAAPALVPALVPRNALALANGRLELARSAAFTAGPALAGALVAWAGASSAFVLAAVLSVAAVGLLLRLNEAPRPAAPSRHPLREVQDGARFVWQHAFLRPMLMTGAVFNISWFVLQAGYVPYAVRVLGLGAQAVGFTLAMYGAGMVVGALLTSRVTARLPFGRAIQVGPAVAVAAAATMAATLLVPSASLAALSFFLFGAGPMVWVITSTTLRQSVTASAMLGRVSAVFLTVNAGARPVGAALGGLVGAMWGEPACLLLALAGFVLQAAIIFGSRIAGLQRLPVPAA, encoded by the coding sequence ATGTCATCGCCCCTTCCCCGCTCCTTCTCCCACCTCGCCTGGGCCAACCTCGCGGCGCAGTCCGCCGAACAACTGAGTCTTGCGGCCGTGCCGCTGGTCGCCGTGCTCGCGCTCGGCGCCGGGCCCGGCGAGATCGGGTTTCTTGCGGCGGTGCAGACGCTGCCCTTCCTGCTGGTCTCGCTGCCGATGGGGCTGCTCGCGGACCGCATGTCGCGCCGTCGGTTGATGGTGTGGGCCGAGGGCCTGCGCGCCGTGTCGCTGCTGGCCTTGCTCGGCATGGTGCTGTCGTCGACGCTCGGCATCGGCGGACTGGCCGTGCTCGGGTTCCTCGGCGCGGTCGGCACCGTGGGCTTCAGCGTCGCGGCGCCCGCACTGGTGCCGGCCCTTGTGCCACGCAACGCATTGGCGCTCGCCAACGGGCGGCTGGAGCTGGCGCGCAGCGCCGCCTTCACAGCGGGGCCTGCGCTTGCGGGCGCGCTCGTCGCGTGGGCCGGGGCCTCGTCGGCCTTCGTGCTGGCGGCGGTGCTGTCGGTGGCGGCCGTCGGCCTGCTGCTGCGTTTGAACGAAGCGCCCCGCCCCGCGGCCCCGTCACGCCATCCGCTGCGTGAGGTGCAAGACGGCGCGCGCTTCGTCTGGCAACACGCGTTCCTGCGGCCCATGCTGATGACCGGCGCGGTCTTCAACATCTCGTGGTTCGTACTGCAGGCGGGCTATGTGCCTTATGCCGTGCGCGTGCTCGGCCTCGGCGCGCAGGCCGTGGGCTTCACGCTCGCGATGTACGGTGCGGGCATGGTCGTCGGCGCGCTGCTGACCTCGCGCGTGACGGCGCGGCTGCCCTTCGGACGCGCGATCCAGGTCGGGCCGGCGGTGGCGGTCGCCGCTGCCGCGACGATGGCAGCCACGCTCCTCGTGCCGAGCGCCTCGCTGGCCGCGCTTTCGTTTTTCCTGTTCGGCGCGGGGCCGATGGTCTGGGTCATCACCTCGACCACGCTGCGCCAGAGCGTGACGGCCTCGGCGATGCTGGGCCGGGTGTCGGCGGTGTTCCTGACGGTGAACGCGGGTGCACGCCCGGTCGGTGCGGCGCTCGGCGGCCTGGTCGGTGCGATGTGGGGCGAACCGGCCTGCCTGCTGCTGGCGCTCGCGGGCTTCGTGCTGCAGGCTGCGATCATCTTCGGCTCGCGCATCGCGGGGCTGCAACGGCTGCCGGTGCCAGCGGCCTGA
- a CDS encoding methylated-DNA--[protein]-cysteine S-methyltransferase, whose product MTAASPVESGFALFPTAIGACALAWGPQGLVGVQLPEERGEAATRARMHRRFPELEEAPPSERALHAIAGVQALLEGATDDLCDIELDMRGVSEFHQRVYAIARRIPPGQTRTYGEVAEELGDKGLSRAVGQAMGHNPFAPVVPCHRVLAAGNKPGGFSAGGGALTKLRMLDIEGATPSGTRSLF is encoded by the coding sequence ATGACTGCCGCATCCCCTGTCGAATCCGGCTTTGCCTTGTTCCCGACCGCCATCGGCGCCTGTGCGCTGGCCTGGGGGCCGCAGGGTCTGGTCGGCGTGCAACTGCCTGAAGAGCGGGGCGAAGCTGCGACGCGTGCGCGCATGCACCGGCGCTTTCCCGAGCTGGAGGAAGCGCCACCGTCGGAGCGTGCGCTGCACGCCATCGCAGGCGTGCAGGCGCTGCTCGAAGGTGCGACCGACGACTTGTGCGACATCGAGCTCGACATGCGCGGCGTGTCCGAATTCCATCAGCGCGTCTACGCGATCGCGCGGCGCATTCCGCCGGGGCAGACGCGCACCTACGGCGAGGTGGCCGAAGAGCTTGGCGATAAAGGCCTCTCGCGCGCGGTCGGTCAGGCCATGGGCCACAACCCCTTCGCGCCGGTCGTGCCATGCCATCGCGTGCTGGCCGCGGGCAACAAGCCGGGCGGCTTTTCGGCGGGCGGCGGTGCGTTGACCAAGCTGCGCATGCTCGACATCGAAGGCGCCACGCCGAGCGGAACGCGTTCGCTGTTCTGA
- a CDS encoding GspH/FimT family pseudopilin — protein MRRRDFSREARLREQLGLTAIELMVTIAILAILIGIAAPSMTRFIVQWRLANAVNALTGSFRIARTEAIARARPVVICQLGAGTATACATGAGAKNLADGWIVFVNNDRDATSDYSGSTGDELLLRQDALPGIANIANSGRFVFLPNGLMQSGAAGIQFDATGLKAADNPPWMQKMLCISRVGRMRYPTDGTDCSGASNE, from the coding sequence ATGAGACGACGCGATTTTTCGCGGGAGGCGCGGCTGCGCGAGCAACTCGGACTGACGGCCATCGAGTTGATGGTCACGATCGCAATCCTGGCGATCCTGATCGGGATCGCGGCACCGTCGATGACGCGCTTCATCGTGCAGTGGCGCCTTGCCAACGCCGTCAACGCGCTGACCGGTTCGTTTCGCATCGCGCGCACCGAAGCCATCGCGCGAGCGCGGCCGGTTGTCATCTGCCAACTGGGTGCAGGCACCGCCACCGCTTGCGCAACCGGTGCAGGCGCCAAGAACCTCGCGGATGGCTGGATCGTCTTCGTCAACAACGACCGCGACGCCACCTCGGACTATTCCGGGTCAACGGGCGACGAATTGCTGCTTCGCCAGGATGCGCTACCGGGCATCGCGAACATCGCGAACTCGGGACGCTTTGTCTTCCTGCCCAACGGCCTGATGCAGTCGGGCGCCGCCGGCATTCAGTTCGATGCAACCGGCCTCAAGGCGGCCGACAACCCACCGTGGATGCAGAAGATGCTCTGCATCAGCAGGGTCGGCCGCATGCGTTACCCAACGGACGGCACCGATTGTTCCGGTGCTAGCAACGAATGA
- the pilV gene encoding type IV pilus modification protein PilV has protein sequence MKPNLHCIQRGATLIEVLVAMVILSVALFGMAGLTSAALKYNQFSRMRATGLSLVNDYAERARANLAGFAAYAHAKAYNASVREAAAKDPTSAPDICKVDTSVPANPINNCGAAIAKYDQLQWLTNVANRLPGGTAYVTADLTAAPSGVKGLPATRMLNVWLIWSAIEEGAGFGPQGPLQQFCPAGANIATGASVNCMYFRIML, from the coding sequence ATGAAACCCAACCTCCACTGCATACAGCGAGGCGCCACCCTCATCGAGGTGCTGGTCGCCATGGTCATCCTGTCCGTCGCCCTGTTCGGCATGGCGGGGCTGACCTCGGCGGCCCTCAAATACAACCAGTTCTCCCGCATGCGCGCCACCGGCCTGAGTCTGGTGAATGACTACGCGGAGCGCGCCCGCGCCAACCTCGCCGGTTTTGCCGCCTACGCCCACGCCAAGGCCTACAACGCAAGCGTGCGCGAGGCTGCAGCCAAAGATCCCACATCAGCGCCGGACATCTGCAAGGTCGACACCTCCGTGCCCGCCAATCCGATCAACAACTGCGGCGCGGCCATCGCCAAGTACGACCAGTTGCAGTGGCTTACCAACGTCGCCAACCGCCTGCCGGGAGGCACTGCGTACGTCACCGCCGACCTGACCGCAGCCCCCTCGGGCGTGAAAGGCCTGCCCGCCACGCGCATGCTGAACGTCTGGCTGATCTGGAGCGCCATCGAGGAAGGCGCCGGCTTCGGACCGCAGGGGCCGCTGCAGCAGTTCTGTCCCGCCGGTGCCAACATTGCAACCGGGGCTTCGGTGAACTGCATGTACTTCCGGATCATGCTATGA